A portion of the Thermococcus sp. genome contains these proteins:
- the proS gene encoding proline--tRNA ligase, which translates to MGKVKREKWSNEFSEWYNELLETAGIIDKRYPVKGMNVWLPYGLKIMRNIEAFIRAEMERTGHDEVLFPALIPETEFQKEAEHIKGFEDEVYWVTHAGLDPLDVRLILRPTSETAMYSMFSLWIRSHADLPFKVYQIVNVYRYETKHTRPLIRVREISRFFEAHTAHADFEDAERQIKEDLEIFDRLARFLALPYIISKRPEWDKFPGAYYSLGAEIMMPDGRTLQIGTMHNYKQNFAKAYDIKYETESGEHEYVHQTTFGMSERLLAAVIAVHGDDNGMVLPPTIAPIQVVIVPIPKKDANVDVFAYAREIAEELRKAGFRVHVDERDIRPGRKYYDWELKGVPLRIEVGPRDVEGRKAVIARRDTMEKFTVERDNIVEDVRKTLDEIHENLYNRAKKFLEGHIKRVDMIEEAKEVFEDRRGIVEIPWCGEEECGLKMEEELDAKMLGVPYPLETARAPEGKKCPVCGREAKFIARFARTY; encoded by the coding sequence ATGGGGAAGGTAAAGCGCGAAAAGTGGAGCAACGAGTTCAGCGAGTGGTATAACGAACTCCTTGAGACGGCTGGAATAATCGACAAGCGGTATCCTGTCAAGGGTATGAACGTCTGGCTCCCCTACGGTCTTAAGATTATGCGCAATATAGAGGCATTCATAAGGGCCGAAATGGAGAGAACAGGCCACGATGAGGTTCTCTTCCCGGCTCTAATCCCCGAAACGGAGTTCCAGAAGGAGGCCGAGCACATAAAGGGATTTGAAGACGAAGTCTATTGGGTCACACATGCAGGTTTGGACCCCTTGGATGTGAGGCTCATCCTTCGTCCCACGAGCGAGACCGCTATGTACTCCATGTTCTCCCTCTGGATTCGCTCCCACGCTGACCTGCCCTTCAAGGTCTATCAGATAGTGAACGTCTACCGCTACGAGACCAAACACACCAGGCCCCTCATCAGGGTCAGGGAAATCAGCCGCTTTTTCGAGGCCCACACCGCTCACGCTGACTTTGAAGACGCGGAGAGGCAGATTAAGGAGGACCTCGAGATATTCGACCGGCTCGCTAGGTTCCTCGCCCTGCCCTACATCATCTCCAAACGCCCGGAGTGGGACAAGTTCCCCGGTGCCTACTACTCCCTCGGGGCGGAGATAATGATGCCCGACGGCAGAACCCTTCAGATAGGTACGATGCACAACTATAAACAAAACTTCGCCAAGGCCTACGACATAAAATACGAGACTGAAAGCGGAGAGCATGAGTACGTCCACCAGACGACTTTCGGAATGAGTGAGAGGCTTTTAGCGGCGGTTATAGCTGTCCACGGCGACGACAACGGGATGGTTCTCCCACCTACAATTGCCCCTATTCAGGTCGTAATCGTGCCCATCCCGAAGAAAGATGCCAACGTTGATGTCTTCGCGTACGCGAGGGAAATTGCCGAGGAGCTTAGAAAAGCCGGCTTCAGGGTTCACGTTGACGAGCGTGATATAAGACCGGGCAGGAAGTACTACGACTGGGAGCTGAAGGGAGTTCCCCTTAGAATCGAGGTCGGCCCGAGGGACGTTGAAGGGAGGAAGGCAGTTATAGCGAGGCGCGACACAATGGAGAAGTTCACCGTCGAGCGCGACAATATTGTTGAAGACGTCAGGAAGACCCTAGATGAGATTCACGAGAACCTCTACAACAGGGCAAAGAAATTCCTTGAGGGCCACATCAAGCGCGTTGATATGATAGAAGAAGCTAAAGAGGTCTTTGAGGACAGGCGCGGAATAGTCGAGATTCCGTGGTGTGGCGAGGAGGAGTGTGGCCTTAAAATGGAAGAAGAGCTCGATGCAAAGATGCTCGGTGTTCCCTACCCACTTGAGACCGCTAGGGCTCCCGAGGGGAAGAAGTGCCCGGTCTGTGGCAGGGAGGCGAAGTTCATAGCGAGGTTCGCGAGAACCTACTGA
- a CDS encoding helix-turn-helix domain-containing protein has protein sequence MKRLQCMAVVFIVFLFASPVLAQETVKLIVYEDGYVKVELSIIPDNRTVPIIVSIPEHAQDVIVEDSEGNPIDFQTINGTLLIYPGSTELVRVSYYTPDLTSKNGIVWTLNFSSGVPFEVVLPENSMIVDLSDIPLRISGTSITMPPGNQSVSYIIENPPQVQNRQESPLKLVLGLGGVVLGAGGIITWWRGKNRSDNGGTFEGSRFLREVLKSDGLKEEEKLALKYLVEHGGRASQAEIRDALGIPKTTAWRMFKRLEEKGLVKIIRGRKENWVELRG, from the coding sequence ATGAAACGGCTCCAATGCATGGCAGTGGTTTTCATCGTGTTCCTCTTTGCTTCCCCCGTTCTCGCCCAAGAGACGGTTAAACTAATCGTTTACGAGGACGGTTACGTTAAAGTGGAGCTCTCGATTATACCCGATAATCGCACGGTTCCAATCATAGTTTCTATTCCGGAGCACGCCCAGGACGTTATTGTTGAAGACTCAGAGGGAAACCCCATTGATTTCCAGACAATTAACGGAACGCTGTTAATATATCCCGGAAGCACGGAGCTCGTCAGGGTTTCCTACTATACACCCGACTTAACTTCGAAGAATGGAATCGTCTGGACGCTGAACTTTTCCTCCGGGGTTCCATTTGAGGTTGTCCTCCCAGAAAATTCCATGATTGTTGATTTAAGTGACATCCCACTCAGGATAAGTGGAACGTCCATAACTATGCCCCCCGGAAATCAGAGCGTCTCCTACATCATCGAGAACCCTCCCCAGGTTCAAAACAGACAAGAAAGTCCACTTAAACTTGTATTGGGCCTTGGAGGGGTCGTTCTTGGAGCTGGAGGAATCATCACCTGGTGGAGGGGTAAAAACCGGTCCGACAACGGAGGCACTTTTGAGGGCTCCCGTTTCCTCAGAGAGGTTCTCAAAAGCGACGGGCTAAAGGAGGAAGAAAAGCTCGCGCTGAAATACCTGGTTGAACACGGAGGCAGGGCGAGTCAGGCGGAAATACGAGACGCGCTGGGGATTCCAAAAACGACCGCCTGGAGGATGTTCAAACGCCTCGAAGAGAAGGGACTCGTGAAAATCATCAGGGGAAGGAAAGAGAACTGGGTTGAGTTAAGGGGTTAG
- a CDS encoding sulfite exporter TauE/SafE family protein codes for MLRYFGYLAIGLFIGILAALFGLGGGFLIVPTLNFLGVEMHHAVGTSSAAVVFTSLSSAIAYHRQRRIHYNAGLLLASTAIPGAYIGAWLTSFISASQLKVIFGLTLILVAVRIYRKKTAEPGEVKLKDVKVNYRLIPVGGFFAGIASGLLGIGGGIINVPLLTYLGLPIHYAVATSSFAIVFTATAGALKHYAMGNVEVQWLVLLVPGLIIGAQLGAKIAKRMRASSLKKAFAVVMALLALRMILKGLGFAIL; via the coding sequence ATGCTGAGATACTTTGGCTACCTCGCCATTGGCCTCTTCATCGGAATCCTCGCGGCGCTCTTCGGTCTGGGGGGAGGCTTTCTGATAGTGCCAACCCTGAACTTCCTCGGCGTTGAGATGCATCATGCAGTCGGAACCTCCAGCGCGGCCGTTGTCTTCACTTCTCTCAGCTCGGCCATAGCGTACCACAGGCAGAGGAGGATACACTACAATGCTGGCCTTCTGCTGGCTTCAACGGCCATCCCCGGAGCATACATTGGTGCTTGGCTCACGAGTTTTATAAGTGCCTCTCAGCTGAAGGTGATTTTTGGCCTTACATTAATTCTCGTTGCGGTGAGAATATACCGCAAGAAGACGGCAGAACCGGGCGAGGTTAAACTCAAAGACGTTAAGGTGAACTACAGGCTTATTCCGGTGGGGGGCTTTTTCGCTGGAATAGCGAGTGGGCTACTCGGAATAGGTGGGGGTATAATCAACGTGCCTCTCCTTACGTACCTTGGACTGCCCATTCACTACGCGGTGGCCACGTCAAGCTTTGCAATAGTATTCACGGCCACCGCTGGAGCGTTAAAGCACTACGCGATGGGCAATGTGGAAGTTCAGTGGCTCGTTCTCCTTGTTCCCGGGTTGATAATCGGCGCACAGCTTGGGGCGAAAATAGCGAAGAGAATGAGGGCATCTTCCCTAAAAAAGGCCTTCGCCGTTGTTATGGCCCTTTTAGCCCTGAGGATGATTCTCAAGGGCCTTGGCTTTGCCATTCTTTAG
- a CDS encoding carbamoyltransferase, whose amino-acid sequence MILGVHDGHDAGAVLIDGERIFAVNEERLNRIKKYRGFPRLSIKKVLEMASASPEDVDVIAVAGIFRRQKRLLELEENLGAIFGGDFKRKVLFVEHHLAHSASAYYTSGWREALAVSIDAAGDGLSSSIYIARDGEMVRIAQSTYLDSLGDFYASVTELLGFRPMRHEGKVMSLAAYGRPTYDLSAIIELNGLSFDNHLKVIGVEATKKLAEFFGYPLESAKRIADEMKRGNLNGKLQRKAIEIAASTQAHLEKLIEELGLKLEDKGVPVAYAGGVAQNVKANAVLRKIVGDDNLWVFPAMDDAGLAFGAAVFVKAQMERLEGRWRPFKLEHVYLGPAYSRGEVEDFLEENGLKYEEVSDVPSFVADVLVEGKLVGLFQGAMEFGPRALGNRSILADPGDEGVKERLNVALKRDVFQPFAPSLLWEKAGEYLEDLNGTPNEFMTMSYVASEDFRKEAPAVVHVDGTTRPQAVREDVNPVYYRIIKEFHKKTGIGAVLNTSFNMHGEPIVCSPEDALRTFRKAGLDVLVVEGFAVWEKKRT is encoded by the coding sequence ATGATACTCGGAGTCCACGACGGCCACGACGCTGGAGCGGTTCTGATAGACGGAGAGAGAATTTTTGCCGTTAACGAGGAGCGCTTGAACAGAATCAAGAAATACCGCGGTTTTCCGAGGCTGAGCATAAAAAAGGTTCTTGAGATGGCCAGCGCCAGTCCTGAGGACGTCGATGTTATAGCCGTTGCGGGGATTTTCAGGAGACAGAAGCGCCTCCTTGAGCTTGAGGAAAACCTGGGGGCAATCTTTGGTGGGGACTTCAAGAGGAAGGTCTTATTCGTCGAGCACCACCTCGCTCATTCCGCGTCAGCTTACTATACATCAGGCTGGCGCGAGGCACTGGCGGTTAGCATAGACGCGGCGGGAGATGGACTGAGTTCCTCGATTTACATAGCGAGAGACGGTGAGATGGTTAGGATTGCCCAGAGCACTTACCTTGATTCTCTCGGCGATTTCTATGCCTCTGTTACAGAACTGCTCGGCTTCAGGCCAATGCGACACGAGGGCAAGGTTATGAGTTTGGCCGCATACGGAAGGCCTACATACGACTTAAGCGCGATAATCGAGCTGAATGGACTGAGCTTTGACAACCACCTTAAGGTTATCGGCGTCGAAGCTACTAAAAAACTTGCCGAGTTCTTTGGCTATCCCCTTGAGAGCGCAAAGAGAATAGCCGATGAGATGAAGCGCGGAAACCTGAATGGGAAGCTCCAGAGAAAGGCGATAGAAATAGCGGCCAGTACTCAGGCTCACCTTGAAAAGCTGATTGAAGAGCTCGGTCTGAAACTCGAGGACAAAGGAGTTCCGGTGGCGTACGCAGGGGGAGTCGCCCAGAACGTCAAGGCGAACGCAGTTCTTAGAAAAATCGTCGGCGACGACAACCTCTGGGTCTTTCCGGCTATGGACGACGCTGGCTTGGCTTTTGGGGCGGCGGTTTTTGTGAAGGCCCAGATGGAGAGGCTTGAGGGTAGGTGGAGACCATTCAAGCTTGAGCACGTCTACCTCGGGCCGGCTTACAGTAGGGGGGAAGTGGAGGACTTTCTCGAGGAGAATGGCCTCAAATACGAGGAGGTGAGCGACGTTCCGTCGTTTGTTGCAGACGTCTTGGTGGAAGGGAAACTTGTTGGCCTCTTCCAGGGAGCTATGGAATTCGGACCCAGAGCCTTAGGAAACCGCTCGATTTTAGCCGACCCGGGAGATGAGGGCGTCAAGGAAAGGCTCAACGTTGCCCTGAAGAGAGACGTCTTCCAGCCCTTCGCGCCCTCTCTCCTATGGGAGAAAGCAGGAGAATACCTCGAAGACTTAAACGGGACTCCCAACGAGTTCATGACTATGAGCTACGTCGCGAGCGAGGACTTTAGAAAGGAAGCACCTGCAGTTGTGCACGTTGACGGCACGACCCGGCCCCAGGCGGTAAGGGAGGACGTCAACCCCGTGTATTATCGCATAATTAAGGAGTTCCATAAAAAGACAGGGATTGGGGCGGTGCTGAACACGAGCTTCAACATGCACGGCGAACCAATAGTCTGCTCGCCAGAAGATGCCCTAAGGACGTTCAGAAAAGCCGGACTGGACGTTCTGGTAGTCGAGGGCTTTGCGGTGTGGGAAAAGAAGAGAACCTAA
- the crcB gene encoding fluoride efflux transporter CrcB has product MNVKPITLIALGGALGAIARFYISGILPTYRDFPVGTLMVNSIASFILGYLYGLLFWGIDVTPEWRLFLGTGFCGALSTFSTFSYETFSLFREGEYILAGLNVLANVFVTLSLVFFGFIIARR; this is encoded by the coding sequence ATGAATGTAAAGCCAATAACCCTAATAGCACTGGGAGGAGCACTTGGAGCCATAGCAAGGTTTTACATCTCAGGTATACTGCCGACCTACAGGGACTTTCCAGTAGGAACCCTAATGGTGAACTCCATAGCGAGCTTTATCCTCGGTTACCTCTATGGTCTCCTCTTCTGGGGAATTGACGTTACTCCAGAATGGAGACTTTTCTTGGGGACTGGTTTCTGTGGCGCCCTAAGCACGTTCTCGACGTTTTCATACGAGACATTTTCACTCTTCCGGGAAGGTGAGTACATCCTCGCGGGACTTAATGTTCTGGCAAACGTTTTTGTAACCCTCAGCCTAGTGTTCTTTGGATTCATAATTGCTCGGAGGTAA
- the coaBC gene encoding bifunctional phosphopantothenoylcysteine decarboxylase/phosphopantothenate--cysteine ligase CoaBC, producing MLHHVRLIYATKSRKLVGKKIILAIPGSIAAVECVKLARELIRHGAEVHAVMSENAQKIIHPYAMEFATGNPVVTEITGFIEHVELAGEHENKADLILVCPATANTIGKIANGIDDTPVTTVVTTAFAHTPVMIAPAMHSTMYEHPIVLENIEKLKKLGVEFIGPRFEEGKAKVASIDEIVYRVIKKLHPKTLEGKRVLVTAGATREYIDPIRYITNASSGKMGVAIAEEADFRGAEVTLIRTRGSVPSFVENQIEVETVEEMLEAIENELKAKKYDVVVLAAAVSDFRVKNRAETKIKSGKTLTLELEPTPKIIDRVKELQPDVFLVGFKAETGKEKLVEEARKQIARAGSDLVVANTLRAFGSEENEVLLVSREGVKRLPKMNKRELAERLWDEIERIAF from the coding sequence ATGCTCCATCACGTAAGGCTGATTTACGCCACCAAGAGCAGAAAGCTCGTCGGCAAGAAAATCATTCTAGCAATTCCTGGTAGCATAGCGGCGGTTGAATGCGTGAAGCTCGCAAGGGAGCTCATAAGACATGGAGCGGAAGTTCACGCGGTCATGAGCGAGAACGCCCAAAAGATAATTCACCCCTACGCCATGGAGTTCGCCACAGGTAATCCTGTCGTGACTGAAATAACAGGCTTCATTGAGCACGTTGAACTCGCCGGGGAACACGAGAACAAGGCCGACCTGATTCTCGTCTGCCCAGCGACGGCCAACACCATCGGAAAGATAGCCAATGGGATAGACGATACCCCCGTTACGACCGTCGTAACTACCGCCTTCGCCCACACGCCTGTAATGATAGCCCCAGCAATGCACTCAACGATGTACGAGCACCCGATAGTGCTTGAGAACATCGAGAAGCTCAAAAAGCTCGGCGTTGAATTCATAGGGCCCCGCTTCGAGGAGGGCAAGGCTAAGGTGGCTTCAATAGACGAGATAGTCTACCGCGTCATCAAAAAGCTCCATCCCAAGACACTTGAGGGTAAGCGCGTTTTGGTTACAGCAGGCGCGACAAGGGAGTACATAGACCCCATCCGCTACATAACCAACGCGAGCAGTGGGAAGATGGGTGTTGCCATAGCGGAGGAAGCGGATTTTCGCGGTGCTGAGGTGACGCTCATCAGAACGAGGGGAAGCGTTCCAAGTTTTGTCGAGAACCAGATTGAAGTAGAGACAGTAGAGGAAATGCTGGAAGCAATAGAGAACGAGCTGAAGGCCAAAAAATACGACGTCGTCGTCTTGGCCGCGGCCGTCAGCGACTTCAGGGTCAAGAACAGGGCGGAGACAAAGATAAAGAGCGGAAAAACTCTAACGCTTGAGCTTGAACCGACGCCAAAGATAATAGACCGCGTTAAGGAGCTCCAGCCCGATGTGTTTCTGGTTGGCTTCAAGGCAGAGACGGGTAAGGAGAAGCTCGTTGAAGAGGCAAGGAAACAGATTGCCCGCGCCGGAAGCGATTTGGTTGTCGCAAACACGCTCAGGGCATTTGGAAGCGAAGAAAACGAGGTTCTGCTCGTGTCTAGGGAAGGTGTTAAGAGACTGCCAAAGATGAACAAGAGGGAGCTGGCCGAAAGGCTCTGGGACGAAATAGAGAGGATAGCCTTTTAA
- a CDS encoding 2-hydroxyacid dehydrogenase: MRPRVAVLFKMKSKPLEELKKYADVDVVLYPSVDELKEMIGKYDGLIVSPLNPVPGEVIEKAERLKVISCHSAGYDHVDVKKATERGIYVTKVSGWLSEAVAEFAVGLTIALLRKIAYADKFIRSGKWDSHKTVWSGFKEIETVYGKKVGILGMGAIGKAIAKRMKAMGTEILYWSRSRKHDIEREVGAVYMPLDDVLRESDIIILALPATPETYHVINEERLKLLEGKYLVNIGRGTLVDENAVTKAIEEGKLKGYATDVFEKEPVQEHELFEYEWETVLTPHYAGLSKEAMEDMGFQAVKNLLSVLRGEVPDTLVNREVLKIRPPEEIKML, translated from the coding sequence ATGAGACCAAGGGTTGCCGTTCTTTTCAAGATGAAGAGCAAACCGCTTGAGGAGCTCAAGAAATACGCTGACGTTGATGTTGTCCTCTACCCGAGCGTCGATGAGCTCAAAGAGATGATAGGAAAATACGACGGACTAATCGTTTCCCCACTGAACCCCGTTCCCGGGGAGGTTATAGAAAAGGCCGAGAGGCTCAAGGTCATAAGTTGTCACTCAGCCGGCTACGACCACGTTGACGTGAAGAAAGCAACGGAGAGGGGAATTTACGTTACCAAGGTTTCTGGATGGCTCAGCGAAGCGGTAGCTGAGTTCGCGGTCGGCTTAACGATAGCCCTCCTGAGGAAGATAGCCTACGCGGATAAGTTCATTCGCTCCGGGAAGTGGGACTCCCACAAAACCGTCTGGAGCGGTTTCAAGGAGATAGAGACGGTCTACGGCAAAAAGGTAGGAATCCTTGGCATGGGTGCGATAGGGAAGGCCATCGCGAAGAGAATGAAGGCGATGGGAACGGAGATACTTTACTGGTCGCGTTCGAGGAAGCATGATATTGAGAGAGAAGTCGGAGCCGTTTACATGCCACTGGATGACGTCTTAAGGGAGAGCGATATCATTATTTTAGCACTGCCGGCTACACCAGAAACTTACCACGTAATCAACGAGGAGAGGCTGAAGCTCCTCGAAGGCAAATACCTCGTGAACATTGGTAGGGGAACCCTCGTCGATGAGAACGCCGTCACCAAGGCCATCGAGGAGGGCAAACTCAAGGGCTACGCCACCGATGTCTTCGAGAAAGAGCCCGTTCAGGAGCACGAGCTTTTCGAATACGAGTGGGAGACCGTTCTAACTCCCCACTACGCAGGCCTCTCAAAGGAGGCCATGGAGGATATGGGCTTTCAGGCGGTAAAGAACCTCCTCTCAGTTCTCCGGGGAGAGGTTCCCGATACTCTGGTCAACAGGGAAGTCCTCAAAATCCGCCCACCGGAAGAGATCAAGATGCTTTAA
- a CDS encoding DUF6062 family protein, whose translation MDIIEIEIKHSLEEEGCPVCRLIEKFEKEEIETILYEHPNDPEVRKAFQKSLGLCPRHAWKTLRLALSNPLLGPHGISVIYKDVLMWYLRGGQATEECLLCKLSSEKEEILLESFSERFSSFIDLYENSPSILCRRHYEDLLSRINDEKLKEKLARIQRRKLEGLFKRLESFVQSFDYRSERKPNEKEKRALTETIEFFAGREIGPECREKRREKRWLLKLR comes from the coding sequence ATGGACATAATTGAAATCGAGATTAAACACTCACTGGAGGAGGAAGGCTGTCCTGTCTGCAGGTTAATTGAAAAGTTCGAAAAGGAAGAGATTGAAACAATACTCTACGAACATCCCAACGACCCCGAGGTCAGAAAAGCCTTTCAAAAGAGCCTAGGACTATGCCCACGGCACGCATGGAAGACACTGCGGCTTGCCCTTTCAAATCCCCTCCTCGGTCCACACGGTATCTCGGTAATCTACAAGGACGTCCTGATGTGGTACCTCAGGGGTGGTCAAGCTACAGAGGAGTGTCTCCTATGCAAACTCTCATCAGAAAAAGAGGAGATTCTTCTTGAATCTTTTTCCGAGAGATTTTCCTCTTTTATTGACTTATACGAAAATTCTCCCTCCATATTATGCAGAAGGCACTATGAAGATTTATTAAGCAGGATTAATGATGAAAAACTTAAGGAGAAATTAGCACGAATCCAAAGGAGGAAACTTGAAGGGCTCTTCAAGAGGCTTGAGAGTTTTGTCCAGAGCTTTGACTACAGGTCAGAGAGAAAACCCAATGAGAAAGAGAAACGAGCTCTTACTGAGACTATCGAGTTCTTTGCAGGTAGGGAAATTGGACCGGAATGCAGAGAAAAGAGGAGGGAAAAGAGATGGTTATTGAAATTGAGGTGA
- a CDS encoding sulfite exporter TauE/SafE family protein: MNNYALYFAVGVTVGIVSALFGLGGGFVLVPVLNIVGVGIHRAVGTSSAAVVFTALSSTIAYSRRGLIHYKTGVLLSIPAIVGAYLGAVMTTYVTPRELKVIFGVTLLFVAYRTYRKETVELNETRPSEIKIDYRLVPIGGFFSGIASGLLGVGGGIINVPFLVWLGMPMHYAVATSSFAIVFTSTSSALKHYYLGNVDIHWLLLLVPGLIVGAQIGARLAERIKARNLKTAFAVVMLLLAIRMIISGLR; encoded by the coding sequence ATGAATAACTACGCCCTTTACTTTGCCGTTGGGGTCACGGTTGGAATAGTCTCTGCCCTCTTCGGTCTCGGCGGAGGCTTCGTGTTAGTTCCGGTTTTAAACATTGTGGGCGTGGGGATTCATCGGGCCGTTGGAACCTCAAGTGCGGCGGTCGTGTTCACGGCACTGAGCTCCACTATAGCTTACTCAAGAAGGGGGCTTATACACTACAAAACAGGCGTTCTGCTCTCGATTCCTGCCATAGTTGGGGCATACCTGGGCGCAGTCATGACGACGTACGTTACCCCGAGAGAGCTGAAGGTCATTTTCGGCGTAACGCTCCTCTTCGTAGCTTACCGGACTTACCGAAAGGAAACCGTTGAACTGAATGAGACCAGGCCCAGTGAGATTAAAATAGACTACAGGCTTGTTCCAATTGGCGGATTCTTCTCAGGGATAGCGAGTGGCCTCCTTGGAGTTGGGGGAGGAATCATAAACGTTCCGTTCCTTGTCTGGCTTGGAATGCCGATGCACTATGCGGTGGCCACGTCAAGCTTTGCGATAGTGTTCACTTCAACGAGCAGTGCACTCAAGCACTATTACCTCGGCAACGTGGACATTCACTGGCTTCTCCTCCTCGTGCCGGGACTGATTGTGGGGGCACAGATAGGTGCGAGACTCGCCGAAAGGATTAAGGCAAGGAACCTAAAGACTGCCTTTGCTGTGGTCATGCTTTTGCTGGCAATCAGAATGATAATCAGCGGGTTGAGGTGA
- a CDS encoding MarR family transcriptional regulator, whose product MKKFPVVILLLITLPLVMAQNIEKVAVSVYPDGYVKVTEVIVPPNYSVVVNVPLLSSNVTGLSVFDQNDKPLLFEKNGSALTVYLLNSTTQFNVTYFTASLTTKTGEIWNLSYNFPYPVTVKLPPGAIVVALSAVPLTITSDSITMPPGNQSVSYILPPPTTTPEKTSTSSTSQLPSPSQTKTTPSTQTNSTTAPTLTSTPQTPSKTPVTISNTSQPASGKNYAPLFGVLAVVGISVGAFLFKKRSKSQKTNLPVSREELLAKLENLGLTDDEINALLYVYDHGGKARQADVRRALGIPKTTAWRMFKRLEEKGLVRVYKRGKENWVELIFT is encoded by the coding sequence GTGAAAAAATTTCCTGTGGTGATACTCCTACTCATCACTCTACCCTTGGTAATGGCACAGAACATTGAGAAGGTTGCGGTTAGTGTGTACCCTGACGGATATGTTAAGGTAACCGAGGTTATTGTCCCGCCGAATTATTCGGTGGTCGTAAACGTGCCACTTTTAAGTTCAAACGTTACAGGGCTGTCTGTCTTTGACCAGAATGATAAGCCCCTCCTCTTTGAGAAGAACGGGAGTGCATTAACCGTCTATCTCCTCAACTCAACTACACAGTTCAACGTAACCTACTTCACGGCATCGCTCACGACGAAGACTGGCGAAATCTGGAATTTAAGCTACAACTTTCCCTATCCCGTAACTGTAAAGCTCCCACCTGGGGCGATAGTGGTCGCTCTGAGTGCCGTCCCGCTGACGATAACTTCTGACTCCATAACTATGCCCCCCGGAAATCAGAGCGTCTCCTACATACTCCCACCTCCTACTACAACCCCAGAAAAGACCTCAACTTCATCTACATCCCAGTTGCCAAGCCCCTCTCAGACCAAGACTACCCCAAGTACTCAAACGAATAGCACAACGGCACCGACTTTGACCTCGACTCCCCAAACTCCTTCCAAAACCCCCGTTACCATCTCGAACACTTCACAGCCCGCAAGTGGGAAAAACTATGCCCCCCTCTTTGGAGTCCTGGCAGTTGTAGGGATTTCCGTTGGCGCTTTCCTGTTCAAGAAAAGGAGTAAAAGCCAGAAAACAAACCTTCCAGTATCAAGGGAGGAGTTGCTTGCAAAGCTTGAGAACCTTGGACTTACAGACGATGAAATAAACGCACTTCTCTACGTCTACGACCACGGTGGAAAGGCGAGACAGGCGGACGTTAGGAGGGCTCTGGGGATTCCAAAAACGACCGCCTGGAGGATGTTCAAACGCCTCGAAGAGAAGGGACTCGTGAGGGTCTATAAAAGGGGAAAGGAGAACTGGGTTGAGCTAATCTTTACCTGA
- a CDS encoding DUF190 domain-containing protein, with product MVEVEHWNTLRLKIYIGENDRWNGRPLYKAIVEKLREMGIAGATVYRGIYGFGKKSHVHSADVMRLSTDLPIVIEVVDRGFKIEKAICEIRPMIKDGMITVEPTIVVWVGTEEEIKKFEEDAIHEG from the coding sequence ATGGTCGAGGTTGAGCACTGGAATACCCTAAGGCTTAAGATTTATATAGGAGAAAACGACCGCTGGAATGGGAGACCGCTCTACAAGGCCATTGTTGAAAAGCTCAGGGAAATGGGTATCGCTGGGGCAACTGTCTACAGGGGAATATACGGCTTCGGAAAGAAGAGCCATGTTCATTCTGCAGATGTGATGAGACTTTCAACCGATTTGCCGATAGTTATTGAAGTCGTTGATAGGGGGTTCAAGATAGAAAAAGCAATCTGTGAGATTAGACCGATGATAAAAGATGGTATGATAACAGTTGAGCCAACAATAGTCGTATGGGTTGGAACAGAGGAAGAGATAAAGAAATTTGAAGAAGATGCAATCCATGAGGGATAA